GGTGGACAAACACTGTGAGAACGCGGCGCGCAAGCTTCAGGTGGAGAGCCGGATCGCCGCCGCCCTCGTGCTGGCGGCGTCAGAAACCACACCGACAAATTCGCACCCCGAGACGCTCCCAATGGCCGCAACGACGGTGGGCGAGCGGAATGAGGCGGCTGAAGGGAGGCCTCATGACGCTTATCGACGACACCATTCCGCCGGTCAGCTGGCGCGAAATGGAAACCATTCTCATGGGTCTGGCGACGACGGATACGAAACGGATGATGGTTCGACACCTGGTGGACGGGACGCGCAAGCAAGCGATCTTTCTGACGCCCGGCGCAGTCATGACCGAAGTGTTCTATATCGCCTCGGCCATGATGGACGTGAAGTTCAGCCCGTCGATATCGGCTACCGGCAACTCGGCAGCATCCTCGTTGTCTTCGGCGTCGCAGCCGCTGCAGCCTGGATTGTAACCGCCCTCGCCGGGGCAGAACAGTTCGCCCTCTTGTTGCAGAAACTGCGCTACGGCGGCTGAACCTCGGCTCATCATCGGACCATAGACATGAAACGCGCCGACCAGGCGACGGCCATAGCCGCTCGCCTTCAACACGCCCTGCTTCAAGCCGAGGCCGGGCAGGACCAATCCATTCAACGCCTTGGCCGTCTGACTCAGGTCATGACGCGCAGCCGCCGGGAAGCCGGCCTGTCTGCGACGGTGGGTCAGCCGGCCTTCGATGCCCTGGCCCGAGCTCTCGCCGCACAGATTGAGGCCCAGAGCGCGATGGTGGACTTGCACGAGGCGCTCGCCGAAGTGAAAGGGCGCACCAGATTCCGCTCCGTTCGACTGGGCGGATTGGACAAGCAAGACGAGCCTGTGCCGCGCGTGACCAAAGCGACGGGACTGCGCGTCGTTGAGGACGCAGCCTGAATCATACAGGGTGATGGGGCTATGTCGCCCATATACCTCATCACCCTGGGATTTCTGATCGTCGCCACGACACTCGCCATCTGGCGAGGGGGATGGTGGGAGCGGGCGGTCGCAAGCGTGCTTGTTCTCGCTTGGCTTTTGACGGCTCTCGGCCCGTTCGATCGTCGCCAAATCCCCTGGGTGGCTGTTGTGTCCGACGGAATGGTGTTCCTGTTCCTGCTGTACGCGGCCCTGCGATCCGGCCGACGCTGGACCCAGCCGGCTGCGGGGTTCCAGCTGTTGATCCTGGCCACCCACTACGCTTTCGCCAGTAATCGAGCGTTGGAGCAGTGGGCCTATGTATCAGCCTATTATGTCTGGAACATCGCGGTCATCGCCGCACTTTTGGCGGGCGTCATCTGGCGCGCCAGACAACCTTCGTTATAGAAGCGGACTGGCCACGATGGGATTATGCCGATGACGATGCAACGTGACGACCTCGACCCAATCGACATTCATGTGGGGGCGCAACTCAAAGCCCTTCGCGCCACGGCTCGACTGACTCAGGCTGAACTGGCCGGTGCGCTCGGTGTGACGTTTCAGCAAGTCCAGAAATACGAGAAGGGCGTGAACCGCATGGCGGCCTCGACGCTCGCCCGTGCCGCAGCGGCGCTGAACTGCTCGATCACCGACTTTTATCCCAAAACCGAAGTCGACGAAGCACAGCCTGGACGCCAGGATGTGCTGGGTGAACTCGCTGGCCTTTATGACAAGATGGGCAAGCGCCAACGTGATGCTTTGCTGACTACAGCGCGGGCGCTGGCGGACGTGCGCCGATAGCCTAGAG
Above is a genomic segment from Candidatus Brevundimonas colombiensis containing:
- a CDS encoding helix-turn-helix transcriptional regulator, which gives rise to MEMLTERERECLRLVHAHHNSKQIARALGIKPGTVDKHCENAARKLQVESRIAAALVLAASETTPTNSHPETLPMAATTVGERNEAAEGRPHDAYRRHHSAGQLARNGNHSHGSGDDGYETDDGSTPGGRDAQASDLSDARRSHDRSVLYRLGHDGREVQPVDIGYRQLGSILVVFGVAAAAAWIVTALAGAEQFALLLQKLRYGG
- a CDS encoding helix-turn-helix transcriptional regulator, producing MTMQRDDLDPIDIHVGAQLKALRATARLTQAELAGALGVTFQQVQKYEKGVNRMAASTLARAAAALNCSITDFYPKTEVDEAQPGRQDVLGELAGLYDKMGKRQRDALLTTARALADVRR